The proteins below are encoded in one region of Caldanaerovirga acetigignens:
- a CDS encoding 2-hydroxycarboxylate transporter family protein: MVKGTKEDVFKIAGFPISFFAILALIIFASVYLNLLPSNMIGAFAFMIVIGAILGEIGNRLPVVKDFLGGGPIVIIFGTAALVMFKMLPESTIKTVDNFMKVSNFLDFYIAALITGSILGMDRKLLVNAGARYFPALFGAIIVSLGFVSIVGALTGYGWKQALLYIGIPMMGGGMGAGAVPMSKIYGGVLKQDPTSILSIMVPAVALGNALAIIAAGLLDKIGKVKPQFTGNGKIIVSQEIDLTTGKKYDLNLTMMGMGMLMACTFYVLGNIIGKFIPSVHSFAWMIISVAVVKALGILPDKFEQAASQWYQFVMNYWTGALLVGIGISYTNLSDVVKAVSWQYLLLVSATVIGAILGSWIVGKWVGFYPIEASITAGLCMANMGGTGDVAVLSACKRMELMPFAQISSRIGGAIMLIIGGFMISVIGKL; encoded by the coding sequence ATGGTTAAAGGTACAAAAGAAGATGTTTTTAAGATTGCAGGATTCCCGATATCTTTTTTCGCAATCCTTGCACTCATAATTTTTGCTAGTGTTTATTTAAATTTATTGCCGTCCAATATGATAGGTGCCTTTGCTTTTATGATAGTAATTGGGGCCATATTAGGAGAGATAGGAAATCGTCTCCCAGTGGTTAAAGATTTTTTAGGAGGAGGACCAATTGTTATTATTTTTGGTACCGCTGCTCTTGTGATGTTTAAAATGCTACCAGAATCAACCATTAAAACCGTTGACAACTTTATGAAAGTAAGTAACTTCTTAGATTTCTATATCGCAGCATTAATAACAGGTAGTATATTGGGAATGGATAGGAAATTATTGGTAAATGCTGGAGCAAGATATTTTCCTGCTCTTTTTGGAGCAATAATTGTATCGCTTGGCTTTGTATCAATAGTGGGAGCTCTTACAGGATATGGATGGAAACAAGCTCTACTTTATATTGGTATCCCAATGATGGGTGGTGGAATGGGTGCAGGTGCTGTTCCTATGTCAAAGATCTACGGAGGAGTATTAAAACAAGACCCTACTTCTATATTATCTATTATGGTTCCTGCTGTAGCCCTCGGTAATGCTCTGGCCATTATTGCAGCAGGGTTACTTGACAAGATTGGCAAGGTTAAACCACAGTTTACTGGAAATGGCAAAATAATTGTTTCGCAAGAGATTGACCTTACAACTGGTAAAAAATATGACCTTAATCTTACGATGATGGGTATGGGTATGCTTATGGCATGTACCTTCTACGTTCTCGGAAATATAATAGGAAAATTTATTCCATCAGTACATTCTTTTGCGTGGATGATTATTTCAGTAGCTGTGGTAAAAGCTCTCGGAATATTACCGGACAAATTCGAACAAGCGGCAAGTCAGTGGTACCAATTCGTGATGAATTATTGGACAGGAGCCTTACTTGTAGGAATAGGAATAAGCTATACTAATCTTTCCGATGTTGTCAAAGCTGTATCTTGGCAGTATTTATTACTCGTAAGCGCCACTGTAATAGGAGCAATTTTGGGCTCTTGGATTGTAGGAAAATGGGTAGGATTTTATCCCATCGAGGCCTCGATAACGGCTGGACTTTGTATGGCAAATATGGGTGGTACGGGAGATGTAGCAGTTTTGTCAGCCTGCAAGCGGATGGAACTCATGCCTTTTGCCCAGATATCTTCAAGAATAGGTGGAGCTATAATGCTCATAATTGGAGGATTTATGATAAGTGTAATTGGAAAATTATAA